Proteins encoded by one window of Xanthomonas sp. DAR 80977:
- a CDS encoding sensor histidine kinase, with product MSADAATVPALAGDLAAPRASGDAVLVAELRRQLAARDKVIAVLKKRVTARDDAVASPLATLQQNIALGKVVALKTQELSRERQELEHALADLGKAQTALLQAQKMESIGQLAAGIAHEINTPAQYVRDNVAFVCKAKAMVDQVIDKAFEVVEVARAQGVALELIAALDAQVTSSKFQYLRKQTPEALQQSLEGLDRITKIVGAMKTFSHPSAGEKEPVDLREVVATTVTVARNEWKYVAEVETDFAADLPLVPCLRDEIGQVLLNLVVNAAHAISDTLVPGQREQGRIRIVLRRAGDSHVDLCVSDDGPGIPEAIRTKVFDPFFTTKPVGKGTGQGLAIAYSTVVEKHQGQIFFEPSPDQRGTTFVVRLPLNTVAG from the coding sequence ATGAGCGCAGATGCAGCGACGGTGCCGGCCCTGGCGGGCGACCTGGCCGCTCCCCGCGCGAGCGGCGACGCAGTGCTCGTCGCCGAGCTGCGCCGGCAACTGGCCGCACGCGACAAGGTGATCGCGGTGCTGAAGAAGCGGGTCACCGCGCGCGACGACGCGGTGGCCTCGCCGCTGGCGACGCTGCAGCAGAACATCGCATTGGGCAAGGTGGTGGCGCTGAAGACCCAGGAACTGAGCCGCGAGCGGCAGGAACTGGAGCATGCGCTGGCCGACCTGGGCAAGGCGCAGACGGCGCTGCTGCAGGCGCAGAAGATGGAATCGATCGGCCAGCTCGCCGCCGGCATCGCCCACGAGATCAACACCCCGGCGCAGTACGTGCGCGACAACGTCGCGTTCGTGTGCAAGGCCAAGGCCATGGTCGATCAGGTGATCGACAAGGCGTTCGAGGTGGTGGAGGTGGCGCGCGCGCAGGGCGTGGCGCTGGAGCTGATCGCCGCGCTCGACGCGCAGGTGACCTCGTCCAAGTTCCAGTACCTGCGCAAGCAGACCCCCGAGGCCCTGCAGCAGTCGCTGGAAGGCCTGGATCGCATCACCAAGATCGTCGGCGCGATGAAGACCTTTTCGCACCCTTCCGCCGGCGAGAAGGAACCGGTGGACCTGCGCGAGGTGGTCGCCACCACCGTCACCGTCGCGCGCAACGAATGGAAGTACGTGGCCGAGGTCGAGACCGATTTCGCCGCCGACCTGCCGCTGGTGCCGTGCCTGCGCGACGAGATCGGCCAGGTGCTGCTGAACCTGGTGGTCAACGCGGCGCATGCGATCAGCGACACGCTGGTGCCGGGCCAGCGCGAGCAGGGCCGGATCCGCATCGTCCTGCGCCGTGCCGGCGACAGCCACGTGGACCTGTGCGTCAGCGACGACGGCCCGGGCATTCCCGAGGCGATCCGCACCAAGGTGTTCGATCCGTTCTTCACCACCAAGCCGGTCGGCAAGGGCACCGGCCAGGGCCTGGCGATCGCCTATTCGACGGTGGTGGAAAAGCACCAGGGACAGATCTTCTTCGAACCGTCGCCGGACCAGCGCGGCACCACCTTCGTGGTGCGGTTGCCGTTGAACACCGTGGCGGGCTGA
- a CDS encoding HDOD domain-containing protein, producing the protein MRVLFVDDEKQVLAGLERTMFMADRDWDVAFANSGAEALLALQAQPADVVVSDMRMPMMDGAELLRQVRDSCPRSIRIILSGHTEQEAALRSLDVAHQFLAKPCEGDALIEAIDRAVALQLLLDDPAVQSVVGRIGGLPSAPRMFAQLNRLLGDPAAGVAQVAAVVEGDPALAAKVLQLANCAFFGNGHHVADIKDAVNRIGLGLLRTLVLASEVFHSGAGDSADAIRAGAVRASRLAAVVGKGHAAEDVVTTAALLANIGALLPDIERLCRDADPQGRGFPSHAEIGAYLLGVWGLPGAIVEAVAHHRTPRRVEHRQFDAIGVVHVAVALAQDLAPDLEYLQSMGVAAQLPQWQAACAQIREAEHIS; encoded by the coding sequence ATGCGCGTGCTGTTCGTCGACGACGAGAAGCAGGTGCTGGCCGGCCTCGAACGCACCATGTTCATGGCCGATCGCGACTGGGACGTGGCCTTCGCCAACAGCGGCGCGGAGGCGCTGCTCGCGCTGCAGGCGCAGCCGGCCGACGTGGTGGTCTCGGACATGCGCATGCCGATGATGGACGGCGCCGAACTGCTGCGCCAGGTGCGCGACAGCTGCCCGCGCAGCATCCGCATCATCCTGTCCGGGCATACCGAACAGGAAGCGGCGCTGCGCTCGCTGGACGTGGCCCACCAGTTCCTGGCCAAGCCCTGCGAGGGCGATGCGCTGATCGAGGCGATCGACCGCGCGGTGGCGCTGCAACTGCTGCTGGACGATCCGGCGGTGCAGTCGGTGGTGGGACGCATCGGCGGGCTGCCGTCGGCCCCACGCATGTTCGCACAGCTCAACCGCCTGCTCGGCGACCCCGCGGCCGGCGTCGCGCAGGTCGCCGCGGTGGTGGAGGGCGACCCGGCGCTGGCCGCCAAGGTGCTGCAGCTGGCCAATTGCGCGTTCTTCGGCAACGGCCATCATGTGGCCGATATCAAGGACGCGGTCAACCGCATCGGCCTGGGCCTGCTGCGCACGCTGGTACTGGCCAGCGAGGTGTTCCACAGCGGTGCCGGCGACTCGGCCGACGCGATCCGCGCCGGCGCGGTGCGCGCCTCGCGGCTGGCCGCGGTGGTCGGCAAGGGCCATGCCGCCGAGGACGTGGTGACCACCGCGGCCTTGCTCGCCAACATCGGCGCGCTGCTGCCGGACATCGAGCGTCTGTGCCGCGATGCCGATCCGCAAGGCCGCGGCTTCCCGTCGCATGCGGAGATCGGCGCCTACCTGCTCGGCGTGTGGGGCCTGCCCGGCGCGATCGTCGAGGCGGTCGCCCACCACCGCACCCCGCGCCGGGTCGAGCACCGCCAGTTCGACGCGATCGGAGTGGTGCACGTGGCGGTGGCGCTGGCGCAGGACCTGGCGCCGGACCTGGAATACCTGCAATCGATGGGCGTGGCCGCACAGCTGCCGCAGTGGCAGGCGGCGTGCGCGCAGATTCGCGAAGCGGAGCACATCTCATGA
- a CDS encoding HD domain-containing phosphohydrolase has translation MSEPELPRILCVDDEPNLLAALERNLFGQFDVVTANGGEAGLAAIAEGPPFAAIVSDMRMPGMDGATFLAAARARAPDSVRLLLTGQTDAPSAIAAINHGAIFRFLCKPCPTEELVAALEQAVALHRATLLERELLETTLAGTTRMLTEVLSMVAPWAFQRSAQLQACVSHVTAKLPWPNRWTVEVAAALSHIGCVSVPGDIVQREIAGDELSEEEQKLIDGHPLVAHRLLMAIPRMQAVAEIVRYQALPPPADAAPDVVRGAHLLRASLLLVRGLARKLPLAHAVQELRKVEPPLPRGLIDALADLQLNTRSGIRKAKVCDLVPGWRLEQDVVSKRGMMLLAHGSELSLTSILALRNLQAAGAIVEPLLISYGSEEQAGASVAA, from the coding sequence ATGAGCGAACCGGAGCTGCCGCGCATCCTGTGCGTGGACGACGAACCCAACCTGCTGGCCGCGCTGGAGCGCAACCTGTTCGGCCAGTTCGACGTGGTCACCGCCAACGGCGGCGAGGCCGGACTGGCCGCGATCGCCGAAGGCCCGCCGTTCGCGGCGATCGTGTCGGACATGCGCATGCCGGGCATGGACGGCGCCACGTTCCTGGCCGCGGCGCGCGCGCGCGCGCCGGACAGCGTGCGCCTGCTGCTGACCGGGCAGACCGATGCGCCTTCGGCGATCGCGGCGATCAACCACGGCGCGATCTTCCGTTTCCTGTGCAAGCCGTGCCCGACCGAGGAACTGGTCGCCGCGCTGGAGCAGGCGGTGGCGCTGCACCGCGCCACGCTGCTGGAACGCGAATTGCTGGAAACCACGCTGGCCGGCACCACGCGCATGCTCACCGAGGTGCTGTCGATGGTCGCGCCCTGGGCGTTCCAGCGCTCGGCGCAGCTGCAGGCCTGCGTCAGCCACGTCACCGCCAAGTTGCCGTGGCCCAATCGCTGGACCGTCGAGGTGGCCGCGGCGCTGAGCCACATCGGCTGCGTCAGCGTGCCGGGCGACATCGTGCAGCGCGAGATCGCCGGCGACGAACTGTCCGAGGAAGAGCAGAAGCTGATCGACGGCCATCCGCTGGTCGCGCATCGGCTGCTGATGGCGATCCCGCGCATGCAGGCCGTCGCCGAGATCGTGCGCTACCAGGCGCTGCCGCCGCCGGCCGATGCAGCGCCGGACGTGGTCCGCGGCGCGCACCTGCTGCGGGCGTCGCTGCTGCTGGTGCGCGGGCTGGCGCGCAAGCTGCCGCTGGCACACGCGGTGCAGGAGCTGCGCAAGGTCGAGCCGCCGTTGCCGCGCGGATTGATCGATGCGCTCGCCGACCTGCAGCTCAATACCCGCAGCGGCATCCGCAAGGCCAAGGTCTGCGATCTGGTGCCGGGCTGGCGCCTGGAACAGGACGTGGTGTCCAAGCGCGGCATGATGTTGCTGGCGCACGGTAGCGAGCTGAGCCTGACCTCGATCCTGGCCTTGCGCAACCTGCAAGCGGCCGGCGCCATCGTCGAGCCGCTGCTGATCAGCTACGGCAGCGAGGAACAGGCCGGAGCGTCGGTCGCGGCCTAG